The Megalobrama amblycephala isolate DHTTF-2021 linkage group LG20, ASM1881202v1, whole genome shotgun sequence genome includes a window with the following:
- the rhobtb1 gene encoding rho-related BTB domain-containing protein 1, with protein sequence MDYERPNVETIKCVVVGDNAVGKTRLICARACNTTLTQYQLLATHVPTVWAIDQYRVCQEVLERSRDVVDDVSVSLRLWDTFGDHHKDRRFAYGRSDVVVLCFSIANPNSLHHVKSMWYLEIKHFCPRTPVILVGCQLDLRYADLEAVNRARRPLSRPIKPGDILPPESGREVAKELGIPYYETSVFDQFGIKDIFDNAIRAALISRRHLQFWKSHLRKVQRPLLQAPFLPPKAPPPLIKIPECPAKTRDGLRQLLESPLCADVMFIIQENVHLFAHRIYLSTSSSKFFDLFQMDFSDESQCLVVTEHHRRDQLMRTLSLDTEEDVTVLPSLSPCSLRASKSDGTLKMMSFSGMHRRTRLSLASWSKAFYSIHKENVLNPVTGTPALMTVVKMDHSIHHGPFSAVLRFLYTGELDEKEKDLMKIAQIAEILEVFDLRMMVENIMNNEGFMNQEITKAFHVRKANRIKECLAKNNFTDVVFRLDDGTINAHKPLLISSCDWMAALFGGSFMESANDEVSFPNTSRVCMQAVLEYLYTNQLSPMADLDPMELIALANRLCLPRLIALTEQYAVSELLKASKDGQDIDGEILTYLELAQFHNAIQLAAWCLHYICTHYNRICANYRKEIKSKSLENQEYFEKHRWPPVWYLKEEDHYQRVKKEREKEDVVLNKHHSRRRWCFWSTSPAVA encoded by the exons ATGGACTACGAAAGACCCAACGTAGAGACCATCAAGTGTGTTGTTGTGGGAGACAATGCCGTGGGGAAGACTCGCCTTATTTGTGCCCGGGCCTGCAACACTACCCTTACCCAATACCAGCTGTTGGCTACCCATGTACCCACCGTCTGGGCCATCGACCAGTACAGAGTCTGTCAAGAG GTCTTAGAACGTTCCAGAGATGTTGTGGATGACGTAAGTGTGTCCCTCCGGCTATGGGATACCTTTGGAGACCATCACAAAGACAGACGCTTCGCCTACGGGAG GTCTGACGTCGTGGTTCTCTGCTTTTCCATCGCCAATCCCAACTCCCTTCATCATGTTAAATCCATGTGGTACCTCGAGATCAAGCACTTCTGTCCACGCACACCCGTCATCTTGGTCGGTTGTCAGCTGGACTTGCGCTATGCTGACCTGGAGGCAGTCAATCGAGCTAGGCGACCATTATCAAG GCCCATTAAACCCGGAGATATTTTGCCTCCGGAGAGTGGAAGGGAGGTAGCCAAAGAGCTTGGCATCCCATACTATGAGACAAGTGTTTTCGACCAGTTCGGTATCAAGGATATCTTTGACAATGCCATCCGAGCAGCCCTCATCTCCAGACGCCACCTACAATTTTGGAAGTCCCACCTGAGGAAGGTCCAGAGGCCACTGCTGCAGGCACCATTTTTACCACCCAAAGCTCCTCCACCACTTATTAAGATCCCAGAGTGCCCAGCCAAAACCCGGGATGGTCTGAGGCAGCTTCTTGAGAGCCCCCTGTGCGCTGATGTTATGTTCATCATTCAGGAAAACGTCCACTTGTTTGCCCACAGGATCTACCTGTCTACCTCATCTTCCAAATTCTTTGACCTCTTTCAAATGGACTTCTCAGACGAGTCCCAGTGCTTGGTGGTAACTGAGCATCACAGGAGGGATCAACTGATGCGCACACTAAGCCTGGACACAGAAGAGGACGTCACCGTTCTCCCCAGCCTTTCGCCATGCTCGCTCCGAGCATCCAAGAGTGATGGTACCCTCAAGATGATGAGTTTCAGTGGGATGCACCGGCGCACAAGGCTGTCTCTGGCCTCTTGGAGCAAGGCTTTCTACAGCATCCACAAGGAGAACGTGCTCAACCCAGTCACGGGTACGCCGGCTCTTATGACTGTTGTGAAGATGGATCATTCCATCCACCATGGACCATTCAGTGCTGTCCTACGCTTCCTCTACACTGGTGAGCTGGATGAGAAGGAGAAGGACCTGATGAAGATCGCCCAGATTGCGGAAATCCTAGAAGTGTTTGATCTTAGGATGATGGTGGAGAACATCATGAACAATGAGGGCTTCATGAATCAAGAGATCACAAAAGCATTCCATGTGAGAAAGGCAAACCGAATCAAAGAGTGTCTCGCGAAGAATAATTTCACAG ATGTGGTGTTCAGGTTGGATGATGGCACCATTAACGCCCACAAACCACTGCTGATCTCAAGTTGTGACTGGATGGCTGCCTTATTTGGGGGCTCTTTCATGGAGAGTGCAAATGACGAG GTCTCATTCCCCAACACCAGCAGGGTATGTATGCAGGCAGTGCTCGAGTATCTCTACACCAATCAGCTGTCGCCCATGGCAGACCTGGACCCAATGGAGCTAATCGCCCTGGCCAACAGACTGTGCCTTCCACGGCTCATCGCCCTGACAG AGCAATACGCCGTGAGCGAGTTATTAAAAGCATCTAAAGATGGACAGGATATTGACGGCGAGATACTCACTTATCTGGAGCTTGCTCAG TTCCATAATGCTATTCAACTCGCTGCCTGGTGTTTACACTACATCTGCACCCATTACAACAGGATATGTGCCAATTACCGCAAAGAGATCAAGTCGAAATCGCTGG AAAACCAGGAATATTTTGAGAAGCACCGCTGGCCTCCGGTCTGGTATCTGAAGGAGGAAGATCACTATCAGCGGGTGAAGAAGGAGAGGGAGAAAGAGGATGTGGTTTTGAATAAACATCACTCGCGGCGACGCTGGTGTTTCTGGAGCACGTCCCCTGCTGTTGCTTGA